In Alligator mississippiensis isolate rAllMis1 chromosome 10, rAllMis1, whole genome shotgun sequence, one DNA window encodes the following:
- the LOC102576633 gene encoding coiled-coil domain-containing protein 74B isoform X2 produces MEQERSVKFLQEQHAEMLAQLHQEIDSLKRENKDLHYKLIMNQTLQKDDVLTPTLSSDKPYSGCSSAASRYSLKNRQQVEQPKQQEPSTEEQVLKVVQTEPDLPDPKVEKTIEQVPSREIREVAEKATSPIPSLASQIRSGHSQVPASSSNPYLVNVLPSYIRKPPTLEECEIVIRQLWSINHMQAQELMYLKSYLQDILRNKRIPEDYLLASQIGNQEITHLPKVSLKNTAKKCLIVAPLPPAERAVLPALKQTLGNRFAERQKKTQAIQKNRLRRTLL; encoded by the exons ATGGAGCAGGAGCGCAGCGTGAAGTTCCTGCAGGAGCAGCACGCCGAGATGCTGGCGCAGCTGCACCAGGAGATCGACTCCCTCAAGCGGGAGAACAAAG ATCTTCATTATAAACTCATAATGAATCAGACACTGCAGAAAG ATGATGTTTTAACCCCTACCTTGTCTTCTGACAAACCCTATTCAGGGTGCAGTTCAGCAG CTTCTAGATATTCACTGAAAAACAGGCAGCAAGTGGAGCAGCCCAAGCAGCAGGAACCAAGTACTGAAGAACAAGTGTTGAAGGTGGTACAGACAGAACCAGACCTTCCTGATCCAAAGGTGGAGAAGACAATAGAACAGGTTCCTTCTAG AGAAATCAGAGAAGTTGCTGAGAAAGCGACATCCCCAATTCCATCGCTGGCAAGTCAGATTAGATCTGGGCACTCACAAGTGCCAGCATCCTCCTCAAATCCCTACCTGGTGAATGTCCTCCCTTCATACATTCGGAAGCCACCTACGCTGGAAGAGTGCGAGATTGTCATTCGCCAGCTATGGAGTATAAACCACATGCAGGCCCAAGAG CTAATGTATCTGAAATCGTACCTGCAAGATATCCTTAGGAACAAAAGGATTCCCGAAGACTATCTGCTAGCAAGTCAGATTGG GAATCAAGAAATTACACATTTACCTAAAGTGTCACTCAAGAATACAGCTAAGAAATG TTTGATTgtagctccactccctcctgctgAAAGGGCAGTTTTGCCAGCACTGAAGCAAACGCTGGGAAACCGTTTTGCTGAGAGACAAAAGAAAACTCAAGCTATTCAAAAGAACCGTCTTCGTCGGACCCTGCTTTAG
- the LOC102576633 gene encoding coiled-coil domain-containing protein 74B isoform X1, with product MEQERSVKFLQEQHAEMLAQLHQEIDSLKRENKDLHYKLIMNQTLQKDDVLTPTLSSDKPYSGCSSAAATVASRYSLKNRQQVEQPKQQEPSTEEQVLKVVQTEPDLPDPKVEKTIEQVPSREIREVAEKATSPIPSLASQIRSGHSQVPASSSNPYLVNVLPSYIRKPPTLEECEIVIRQLWSINHMQAQELMYLKSYLQDILRNKRIPEDYLLASQIGNQEITHLPKVSLKNTAKKCLIVAPLPPAERAVLPALKQTLGNRFAERQKKTQAIQKNRLRRTLL from the exons ATGGAGCAGGAGCGCAGCGTGAAGTTCCTGCAGGAGCAGCACGCCGAGATGCTGGCGCAGCTGCACCAGGAGATCGACTCCCTCAAGCGGGAGAACAAAG ATCTTCATTATAAACTCATAATGAATCAGACACTGCAGAAAG ATGATGTTTTAACCCCTACCTTGTCTTCTGACAAACCCTATTCAGGGTGCAGTTCAGCAG CTGCTACTGTAGCTTCTAGATATTCACTGAAAAACAGGCAGCAAGTGGAGCAGCCCAAGCAGCAGGAACCAAGTACTGAAGAACAAGTGTTGAAGGTGGTACAGACAGAACCAGACCTTCCTGATCCAAAGGTGGAGAAGACAATAGAACAGGTTCCTTCTAG AGAAATCAGAGAAGTTGCTGAGAAAGCGACATCCCCAATTCCATCGCTGGCAAGTCAGATTAGATCTGGGCACTCACAAGTGCCAGCATCCTCCTCAAATCCCTACCTGGTGAATGTCCTCCCTTCATACATTCGGAAGCCACCTACGCTGGAAGAGTGCGAGATTGTCATTCGCCAGCTATGGAGTATAAACCACATGCAGGCCCAAGAG CTAATGTATCTGAAATCGTACCTGCAAGATATCCTTAGGAACAAAAGGATTCCCGAAGACTATCTGCTAGCAAGTCAGATTGG GAATCAAGAAATTACACATTTACCTAAAGTGTCACTCAAGAATACAGCTAAGAAATG TTTGATTgtagctccactccctcctgctgAAAGGGCAGTTTTGCCAGCACTGAAGCAAACGCTGGGAAACCGTTTTGCTGAGAGACAAAAGAAAACTCAAGCTATTCAAAAGAACCGTCTTCGTCGGACCCTGCTTTAG